From the Bombus affinis isolate iyBomAffi1 chromosome 4, iyBomAffi1.2, whole genome shotgun sequence genome, the window CTAGAGTTGCATCCTCATCACAAATAATTATTGTACGGGGATGTTGTTGAAAAGCTGATACAGTCCACATATGATTAATTCCTTCTTCTATCGCTTTGTAAAGAGCAAATGCTTTATGAGATCCTGTGATAAGAATCATTACTTCTTTGGCATCCATCACTGTGCCAACACCAACAGTCAATGCTTGATTAGGAACTTTAGAAATATCATTTCCAAAGAATCTCGCGTTAGCTTCTAACGTATCTTGTGCCAAAGTTTTTACTCTTGTACGTGATGCTAAAGATGAACCTGGTTCGTTGAAAGCTATATGACCATCTGGGCCAATACCTGAAACACAACATTTTGTTTTGTATCCAACTAattttttatatgaatttatttgttatattacaaattacatacCACCAATAAACAATTCAATACCACCAGCTTCTTTAATCTTAATTTCAAAATCATCACATTCCTTTATAAGATCAGGTGCATTACCATCAAGAATGTGTACATTTTGTGGATCTATATCTATAtgtttaaagaaattattatacatatagtaATGATAAGATTCTGGATGGTCCCTGGGCAAATCAACATATTCATCCATATTAAAGGTTTTTACATACTTGAAGGAAATTTTTCCTGCTTTATAGTATTCTATAAGTTTTCTGTACATCCCTAAAGGAGTACCACCTAAAGATGATAATCAACCATTGTAAATTTATTTCCCACAATTGTTGCTAATGGAcatacattaaatatttctctccctttttctttttcttttctatttgtAATACATGAgagataataatatatatattaatacataCCCGTTGGAAGACCAAGaacaaaatatttgttttcATTTGGTTGAAAATCATTAATTCTTTTTAAAACATACTTAGCAGACCATTCTGCCACATAATCCACTGTATCACAAATTACTAAACGCATTTTACAATTATGTTGTAATTGAACActgaaaaaattataaaattgtagacaCAATATATATCGGAAAATATATAtcgaaaaaatttaaataatttataaaaatgaaatataattctTCAATAATATGACTAACATctcaattaattatataaatatgcaCAGTATAGTTTTATCAGTTCTCGATAATATATTTATGCGAGTATATATGCAGAGATATCGTTATGGCAAAGAACTTATCTGAACATACAGAATATTCAGATCACAGAATTTCAGATTTAAGttttatattatctttatttttacatgaaatatttcatttgataaaagtaaattttatataaaaattgtattccGATCTTTTCTCCCTATTaatctttatttttaaaatctttaaGAAGACGCAAATGTATTCAATAGATACATATTTTATCACTGTCAAAAACTTATTTcgaatacatatttattatGTCGTATGTGGTGCGCATGTTTTAAATGCAGGAATGTTGAATGGACTTCGGTAATTTATTTTAAAGGTCAATAACCAATGGTCATTACTCTTTAAAAGACAAATATTAAATCTTTCTaactaataaattttaatatgttATTCATTTTTATAGATTCGAATGCTACAACAACActgatatataataatttatacctGCTGCAAGAAACCAAAAAATGAAAGATGATAGAAGTATACTAACCTGAAGAAAAATTAAGAATTACCTACTCTTACAGTAGTTGGTCAAACATGAAATCAGCTGACATTCGACTGATGCCATTGATGCGAATGACCTAATCTTGAGCCTTTACTACTTAGCAaaagatttaatatatattccACTTATAGGTGTTCTTAAtacttgaaaataaatttttatacaaaataaactAGCTGATAAATCGAAAATAAAATACTTATTATATACCCTTATcacatatatattttctttttttgaaatctaataaacgaaatatatatttcctattattttctttctattaCAATTTTAGAAAGAAAAGTTAATTATATGTAATAGATATGTATCAGAACAAATATAAATTGTATACTTAGTTCCAGTTAAtgcttatatatacatatctatataaGTAAATACTTTAATGgtgtatataatttaaaattaaagtaaCTCAGAATTTGGCGGGAATGTGATCTTCATGTTTCTATAAATGCTAATTGAGAGATTCACATTTCTTATGTTATGAAAATCTTAATTTTTGTGTATATTGCATAAAATTTATAACGTTGCAATGCCAGACGTGACAATTAATAACGTTATTGTAAATTTTCCTTTTAAACCATATTCGATACAAGAAGAATATATGGTAAAAGTGATAGAATGTCTTCAAAACGGTAAAAATGGTGTTTTGGAATCTCCAACTGGTATTATtcactttttttattattatatattagttAAGGAATATTAAAACTAATTCATAGAAATGTTATAGGTACGGGGAAAACACTCAGTCTTCTGTGTTCTTCTTTAAGTTGGTTATTAACAAAGAAAGCTCAGTTACAAGCACAATCATTAATAGGTGCAATAGAGAAGCCTGATTTTGGTggacatttttttaaacaattgaGTAATGGACTTAAAGAAGGAACAGGAGATTCTGAGCCTACTAGTAATTTAGGTTGGGCACCACCAAAAATTATCTATGCATCTAGAACTCATTCCCAACTTTCGCAAGCGATGCaagaattaaaaagaacttcctaTAAACATGTAAGCACAGCTGTTTTGGGATCTCGAGATCAGCTTTGTATTCATCCAGAAGTTTCCAAAGAAACTAGTagttcaaacaaaatatatatgtgtCATTCTAAAATCAAATCTAGGACATGTTTCTATTACAATAATGTTGAAAGCAGGTAAAAAGACTGTAACattaatatttgataaatttgataaatttttttgTTAGCGAAAAGTATtgatgaaaaaatatatgttttagGAAAGATGATCCTCTTTTTAAACAAGAAGTACTTGATATAGAAGACTTAGTAAAAGTTGGACAAAAATTTAAATGTTGTCCATACTTTTTGTCCAGGGAACTTAAACAGAATGCAGATATTACCTTTATGCCATATAATTACTTACTGGATTCAAAATCACGGAAGACACAAGGCATAGATAtccaaaataatattattctctTAGATGAAGCACACAATATTGAGAAAACATGTGAAGAAGCGGCATCATTACaggtattaaattaatttatatttaatatcaattattatcaATGTAAGAAAAATTGAGTAAAATTAAGTtggtaaaatatatatagaaattattcTACATAAAATTTCTGTAGATATGTAGTACAGATATTGCAATGTGCATTGATGAAATAACAGCTGTAATGGAAGATATGGCTAGTAATATTGAACAAGAAAATGATTTTTCAATGGAAAATTCAGGAAATATTGTAAAAGATTTTACTGCGGATGACTTATGTATTTTAAAAGCTATGTTTCTGGAATTAGAAAAAGCTATTGATGCTATAGAAATCCTAAAACGCAATGAGGGAGATACATTTCCTGGTGGATACATTTTTGAATTACTAGGAAAGGCACAAgtacataattaatattttctaatttgtataattgtgtaaagtagataaaaataataaatatattcaaCAGTTAACTCATGGCAGAGAACAACTTGTAATAGAAAAGTTGGAGAAAattgctttttatttaacaACTACAAGCACTTCTCCATTTACAAGAAAAGGTCATGCACTTCAGAAATTCAGTGACCTATTAAAAACTGTATTTAGCAGTGGTAATAGTCCACGCTATAGAGAAAAAATCAAACAATGTTATAAAGTGTATATTCAATTAGAAGAACagaaaaaaacaaaacaaaatgaAGTTTGGGAAACAAAAAAAATACTTAAAAAGAATGAAGGCAAAGTTATCAGTTATTGGTGTTTTAGTCCTGGATTTAggtaaatttttcttttattattgcatttaattttaaatagacTATATTGATGTATTCGTATATTAATTACAATAATCAAGTATGCAACAACTAATGGACCAAGGTGTGCGTTCAATAATATTAACAAGTGGTACATTATCTCCTTTGAAACCTTTCATATCTGAACTTGGAATACCAATTGAACTTCAATTAGAAAATCCGCATATTGTGAAAGGAGATCAAATTTGTGTCGGTGTCCTTAGTCAAGGACCGGATGGTTATTCATTAAATTCTTCTTTTAATACAaggtatttttattaaatatattgtatgtaatatataatccCTTTCATAATACATCATGTAAAAAACATAATTTGTGTTTTAGAAATGATCCAAAATATATAGCATCTCTTGGGCGAACAGTGCTTAACTTTAGTTGTATTATTCCTCATGGTCTATTAGTTTTCTTTCCTTCATACCCAATAATGAAAAAGTGTAAAGAAGAATGGCAAACTACAGGTTTGTGGACTAAAATTGCAGATCGTAAAGTAATtatctttaattaattttaatttcaataatattCAAATGATTACagctatatattataactaagatagtaaaacttatttatttatatttatcagcCTATATATGTGGAACCTCAGTACAGAGATGGTTTTATAAATGTTATGAATGAGTATTACGAAAAAATTAAAGATCCCTCTTGCAAAGGTGCTATTTTTATGGCAGTTTGTAGGGGTAAAGTGAGTGAAGGGCTTGATTTTGCTAATGCAAATGGAAGAGCTGTATTAATTACAGGTCTTCCATTTCCACCTTTAAAAGATCCGAGAGTTATATTAAAACAACGGTATttagaagaaatgaaaaaacaaaataaagaggTAATTAGAATTGAGATATTAAACATTCATCAAGTATGTTAATTTTATGCATCTTATTTCTCTTCAGGCTTTGTCTGGTCAACAATGGTACCAGCTTGAAGCATCACGAGCTGTTAACCAAGCCATTGGCCGCATAATACGTCATAAAAATGATTATGGAGCTATAATTCTTTGTGACTGTCGATTTGATAATCCAAGTTTTAAGAAACATTTGTCTGCTTGGCTCAGACCTCATATAAAAAATTTTACCTCTTTTGGTATTATTATGAAAGAGCTAAAAGATTTTTTCAGATATGCAGGACACACTGTaagtttaattttataaaagagGAAACGTACTTAAATATTGTTATCttataattattttcagtttccaCAACCGAATATACCTGGTATACAATGTACAAGTAGTTATGTTTCATTACCAGCAATATCAGCATCATTTGATACAACCGTGTCTCGCACCGGAAAAGCTACTTTGAAGCAAAAAATTGAAACCCCTTCAACTAAAGATATCTTCAATATTGATTCTTATACTAAGAAAGATGAGAAAAGTAAACAATCGGTTGAAACACAAAAAAGAAACTTGTTTGAACTTTTGGAAACAGAATCAAAGCCTGtaattaattttagtaattgtaaaTTAAGAAGTGATTATACCACTTGTGAACTAACAAAAAATAGCAGTGAACCTGCcacaaaaaaaaggaaaataaagatgTTACCAATAGAATTTAATGAACATTTATCTGGTGCTTCAACTTCTTCATGCATAAATAGAGATCATTCAGACAATACAACATATTCTCAACAAATATTTGAAGAAACTAATAATGAAGAAACTGATAAAAAAGCTTTgggcaaagcatatttaaaagaAGTAAGTAATCATCTGCAATTATAACtaattatgaataattataaatatacataatgaataaaaatttaattaacaagAAATTTATATTGCAATAACTTCGCATATAATACATTTCTTAGGTAAAACGATCTTTATCAGAAGctgattataaaatatttgcgAAAATGATACAGGACTATACAAGAACAGGCAATCTGGAGGAATTGTTAAAAATACTTCAAAATCTATTTTCCCCTAATAAGGAATTGCTTCATTTATTTAtaggtattttatatatattaataaatatatatgtagatcAGTTGTGTGATATTATAATCCCTTATTGATCTAACACAATTTCTaggttttaaatattttgtaaagaaGCAACACATTTCTGTATTTGAGAATCATATTACTTTGATCACAAATACACAAATGTAACAGTAAACATAGAAAAGAATTCAAAGATTCATAACATTTTAATATAAAGAGTTATTATTAAAAACACGTTACAAGTAAGTATTAAcgaattatacatattttataacttTACCCATATCTAGATTAATATAgattcatatttatttcctgAGTCTACATCTTCAAGATCTCGTAACCCCTGAGATACTTGTAACAGTCCTATAAATTCAAGATCATGTTGAAGCAAGATCATTTTAGCTTAAGATCATCCTgcttttatatatatgtgtagCCTAATGTTGTGGTCACAAATCTTGTGTTGTCTGACAATTTTTCATCGTTGTTTTGGAAGTAATATCGTTTTGAACTAACATGATGATTTTTGCaaaacatatctcaaaattctATAGAATGGTTCAAccatatatttcgaatttgttcAACATTTTTTTGGAAAAGTTTTAGAAAATATCTTTGTGTAATAGGATcgtgtaaataaatatatattattatggtTATAAAGAACTTATATTTCAGCAGTGAACGTTTGTTGCTTGATATTCAAAAacaatttgtataatatacaataaatataagttataatataagttttctaataaaaatacggagatatgtgtttttataaaaaaaatagaatGTTGTATATATATCAAAATCCATATAGCAATTTATGAATTACATTTGATGTAATAAACTTGATATTTAAACTTAAAATGATTTGTTATTTCaaaaaatgcaataaaatttaattatgaattaatttaatttttgcgtgtatatacaaatatatgttacatattttttcattataaattttgaatacaatatttaaaataacattTGGAAATCATGTTAAAGcatcaaatataaaaaataagttGCAGCTCATCATAATATGCAACTACAAAGTAAAGATTAAGTTACAGTTAACTTGTATGTAAAATAGTGATTACATATAGTTAAAAACAAATAATTACTAtttgcaatatatgtgaaaattgtTTTTGCCTTTTTATAAGTATTTTTCACTCATACAATTAATTGTGTCATTTATAACTTACATCAATATCAGAACTTTTTCTGTATAACGTTTTTGTTTTtatgtttttaatatatattctttattttctttttttgttagaAAACTTAACGTATGAAAACAAATAAATTGTTACTTTAAGATATATATGTcacttatttttttaattaatgtgCTATTTTATGAACACATAAATATGTTTCCCTTACAAAACTCGATTTAAAATCTCAATTGCTTTACAAGTCCATGGTATGAATTGCACTCATATCTTTATTACtttcagtttcttttttaataagtGCATTAGTAATGATTTCTTGATAATATTCTCCAAATACACTTCGATTATGAGAAATAAGTATCAAAAATTGAGCTACTATAGCTGTTAATTCTTCTTGTAGTGATGAAAGTCCAGGTGGAACTTGTTGTGGTGCCGTAGATTGAGacaatattattttttgtaaaaattgCCGAATTCTTAAATCTAAAAAAGgtatacaaaataaataagatgtaaaataaattttatagatCCCATACAATATTTACTTATAAGATGCCTTATTTTATGTTCTGGATTGATGAGATCCAATATCTGTCcttctaataatgtttctatcTCTGGAGATAAGGAAGCAGCATTAATTTCTTGCAATGTCGTTTTTAGGTCTGTTTTTACTTGTAATACAATATTTGGCATTACAGTTTCCAAATCCCTATTAATAGttaatatgaaaaatttaatttatgactacttatatatatatgtcaaaTGTTATTATGTACATACTTATTTGAATGTACAGAATCTAACAACACATTAAGATGTTGTttaatattcttcttaaaatTCGATACACCATGAATTGGTGCACCTACTGTATTATTTACTAGCAATATTACAGATCCTATAATGCTTAATCTGCTGGTCTTATCACGCAATTCCAGTAATCTACTTTGATCAAGCATCAAAGTCTGTAAAACAGATggcaataaaatttgtattattattaactCAAATAACCGAGGATTGACTATATTATTAACACAAATATTTGCATATGTACTTCTGCATCTGGATTAAAATCCCATTCTAGAAGATCAAGATACGCTTCAGTTAAAAGACAATGGGTAAGCTGACGAGCTGCATTAATGTCAGATGAACTGCTCATAATATTTGTTGGATCAAAATGCCTCAACAACCATTTTTCTGTAAATTGTAGACCATTTGTATTAACTTTTAAGAATTCAGCGAATTTGGCTTTCTCGTATTCAATACTTGAAGCAACTATATTTGGTCTCATCATAGTAATGGTAAAATTTGCCAAATCAAGTCGCATTAATTGCAGTACTTCCATTATTcctttgaatatttcaataacatGTGTTTCTTGACTAAGTTCTCGAATCTTCTCGTCTCTTACTGGTGCACAAACTTTACTCATAATGGATATCACATATTGTGCATAATGATGGAAGTCTAAAACACCGTTTTCTGCTTGCTGTTTAATTAAATCCACATCAAGTacttcttttaaattttctcgAATTTTTGCATGATGTGGTAATACTAGTTCATCTAATGTCTATAAGAAAGAAAGATTATTGAACATATGTAAATACAGAAATCATACATTATTTCATAAAATCCATATAAATATACTACTTCTTTAATTTCCTTTAGTAAAACCAACGCTTGTGTATAATTTGGAGGATCTTCATCTAATTGCTCTGCTAATAAATTCCAAAAAGCTTTATGCATAATTTCCTTTACTTTTCTGTGAATTGTGCCATCATCAGGTTCAAGTTTTTGTAACTGAAAATTTTTATCCACCGCAATTTCATGTGCTAATGCCATATTTTTCATGCCATTTGCAGCATTTATGATTTCTTCGAGAGAAACAAATTTTGGTGGTGATGCTCCTATTAATCCACCTACCCCAAAATTTGGTGTTTTTTGCCTGTGTGATACACATTTAATAGCGAAAAGTATTAATATAAAATCTGAACATATTTATTGATGAATAAATTAGGAAAATaatcatattatattttaactAAAAAACTAATAAATTACCCCTTTGCATTTTCTTCTTCTGTCTCAAGATGAGAATCAGATTTACAATCTACAGGTACAGATGTGCTAGCTTCATTGATATTGGATTTTTGTTCTTCATTGTTTTCCATTTTTTTATTcctatataatatgtattattaaaaattaattgtgaTAACACACATACAAACTCATAAATGTTTTGAAAATACCATTAGTCTATagcaataaataacataacaaataataaaaaacaatgcacattgtaaaatataagcaataaaacaatattaattatttactgttaaatattatacttaatatTCACCATTTGATTAATAAATAGATAGGATATATAACACACAGTAATCAttacatataaaattataattaatgtattaaaattaataaacagTTATATAAATAACACTACAGATCTCAGATTATGCAAAGGTACACTGACTAAAACAAAATACTAGAAATAAAATCTAACAATGCCATTGAATATGGAAGTTTACAACTAATAAAGAGGCAGCAAAGAGTTATAGCCCACATTACTCCAGCACTAACTAAAATTTTATTACTAACAAAATATGTACATTTAgcatatatttaacaatatttaaaaacatgTAAATTTGTTTTGAGCAATATAAATAATAGAAGATTTGTTTCATATAATTCaatatataattatcataataATCTTGTctttagaaataaaattaaaaaataaatgtgtTGAATAATATTTCCTTAAATCAGATATATTgtagaaaagaaatattttattattccacctcgtaaaatttaaatttgcctCCAAAAGTAGTTTTCTTAATAAacagatattttataattagataataaatataggaattcatataattatcatagATTCTTTACTATGTgattaaaatgttttataaatatatgaaaaatataccTATCTGGCATGATTAATTTTTGATTTAACTATTTTGTTGTAGCATGATCAGCACTGAGAAACAGCTGGCACTTAAATGCAATAGATATTGAAGACAAGGAGGTCAAACTTTGTCTATAAAAAGAACATTCACAAGGTGCACATAAGAACAACCATCCTTATTTGATTTTAAAAGACTGATATAacatttctattttttaataacCTATCTCAGATTTACACTTATATCTGCTACATATTTATCatatgatattaaaataattattgattataatatatttcacgttattttctaaaatattttatactatgtatattaaatacaaaatcattataaatatttgtctgtaaaacaaaaaataaataaaattactatatgtatacttacaaaagtttttcatagattaacattatatttctattctttatttagaatttaaaaCTTACCAtagtttctatattttataaaaaaaaaaatgcaactTTCGCAAAAGTttagtttctaaatattttatatcaaaaataataatttatgcatatcgctcgaaatatttttctgaatgcaattttttttactttctaATCAAACAACGAATGTATATGCTGATCTGTTTACAAACAAAACTAAATTTGCAGTATTGTATACATaaacttattttttatttatttatttagaaacgAAAGAATACGAAAGTGCCTTTTTCTAgatttaattatatttgataatttgcaatttaattAAGGAAACATATTTACACTTTCACTAGAAAGTCGAAATGCGTAAAATAATATCTAGACTTGATGTTTTACCAAAACATTCCAATGTTTTTACATAATACAATTCACatttctattataaatttaccagcaattttatatataaattgtcATATTGAAAAATCAATTTTGTTCCAAACAACTACGAATTGTGTATTTACAACTTTTTAGGTTGATGCTCAACAGTGAACTTAGAATATATAAAACAGTAGCGTCCTCTGCAAATTGTCATTTCTTAGTTTTcgcaaaattatttttattattaccataattatcttttatattcttttatagatatttatacTTCTACGTACTATTTCAAACAATAAAATGATACATTCAGGAAATAAAGATATGTAAATTATTCATACATTTAATACTAAGGACATTAAACATAATAGTATTAAAAGATATATACAATGATAagacatattacatattacaaaaCATATGCACATACATATGTAATAAACTATATGCATGTAATATAAGCCAAGAATCAAAAACCATACTGAGCTATTCCataaattgaaatttacaaaaaaataacgattacaaatattatttttaaaactttACTTTGAAATTTATGATTACTTATGCTGCTTCTTTGTGATACATAAATTcacgaaattaaattaaattacttgttttttaaGATATTGAATGCCTAAATACGGATTGCTTAAATACAAAATATGGAGTTGAATAATTTGGTTTCAGAGAAGTTCATATCTATAGTAAAGTCGCTACAATATTAATGATGATACATCAGATCTTAAGAATTTCAAGGTGCAGACGAACCATTTTCGGAAATAATATGAGTCACTGTTGTCCACCTTGAATCTTACAAAGGTTGTATAGGTACTAATAAATGAATTAGTCAGAATATGTTCTTgcataaaagtaaataaaaacacaatgtatatttaACGATTATCCTCCGACTTTTTATATAATTCATATTAACTTGCAattcataatactatatatagtatgacTAATGTAATTGTTATTATACATAGTTACAATTTCttatcaaaaatataatattatttcatattaaagaaaacgtttttaattattttctctaTTCATTAACCAGTTTCATTTGTCCAAATTAAACGACATGTGCAAACTTATGTATAGGTGTTTTAAAatcatcatatatatatatatatatatggtgaAAATATTTGACTTCCCAAGAAATCGTActtgtacatatgtatttacTACCTAAGTATTTAATTACATACCTCCTTATGACCAATTGATAAGGATGTCCCATAACTTGTTAATCGAGAAAGTTTTTATGATTTTCAAAATGTCAGTTCATCGCGCGGTTTTTACTGGAAGGAGAATCAAGCTTCCCTATTAAATTAGAAGAGATTCATTTGATATGTTGACGCTAAGAACACATTTCATATATAAAATTACTCAAAAAAACAAActtcttttaaattttttacataaataaaaaCATATGTATTATCAAT encodes:
- the LOC126915591 gene encoding T-complex protein 11-like protein 1 isoform X3, with protein sequence MFWNKKMENNEEQKSNINEASTSVPVDCKSDSHLETEEENAKGQKTPNFGVGGLIGASPPKFVSLEEIINAANGMKNMALAHEIAVDKNFQLQKLEPDDGTIHRKVKEIMHKAFWNLLAEQLDEDPPNYTQALVLLKEIKETLDELVLPHHAKIRENLKEVLDVDLIKQQAENGVLDFHHYAQYVISIMSKVCAPVRDEKIRELSQETHVIEIFKGIMEVLQLMRLDLANFTITMMRPNIVASSIEYEKAKFAEFLKVNTNGLQFTEKWLLRHFDPTNIMSSSSDINAARQLTHCLLTEAYLDLLEWDFNPDAETLMLDQSRLLELRDKTSRLSIIGSVILLVNNTVGAPIHGVSNFKKNIKQHLNVLLDSVHSNKDLETVMPNIVLQVKTDLKTTLQEINAASLSPEIETLLEGQILDLINPEHKIRHLINLRIRQFLQKIILSQSTAPQQVPPGLSSLQEELTAIVAQFLILISHNRSVFGEYYQEIITNALIKKETESNKDMSAIHTMDL
- the LOC126915591 gene encoding T-complex protein 11-like protein 1 isoform X1, whose amino-acid sequence is MGHPYQLVIRRNKKMENNEEQKSNINEASTSVPVDCKSDSHLETEEENAKGQKTPNFGVGGLIGASPPKFVSLEEIINAANGMKNMALAHEIAVDKNFQLQKLEPDDGTIHRKVKEIMHKAFWNLLAEQLDEDPPNYTQALVLLKEIKETLDELVLPHHAKIRENLKEVLDVDLIKQQAENGVLDFHHYAQYVISIMSKVCAPVRDEKIRELSQETHVIEIFKGIMEVLQLMRLDLANFTITMMRPNIVASSIEYEKAKFAEFLKVNTNGLQFTEKWLLRHFDPTNIMSSSSDINAARQLTHCLLTEAYLDLLEWDFNPDAETLMLDQSRLLELRDKTSRLSIIGSVILLVNNTVGAPIHGVSNFKKNIKQHLNVLLDSVHSNKDLETVMPNIVLQVKTDLKTTLQEINAASLSPEIETLLEGQILDLINPEHKIRHLINLRIRQFLQKIILSQSTAPQQVPPGLSSLQEELTAIVAQFLILISHNRSVFGEYYQEIITNALIKKETESNKDMSAIHTMDL
- the LOC126915591 gene encoding T-complex protein 11-like protein 1 isoform X2, with the translated sequence MPDRNKKMENNEEQKSNINEASTSVPVDCKSDSHLETEEENAKGQKTPNFGVGGLIGASPPKFVSLEEIINAANGMKNMALAHEIAVDKNFQLQKLEPDDGTIHRKVKEIMHKAFWNLLAEQLDEDPPNYTQALVLLKEIKETLDELVLPHHAKIRENLKEVLDVDLIKQQAENGVLDFHHYAQYVISIMSKVCAPVRDEKIRELSQETHVIEIFKGIMEVLQLMRLDLANFTITMMRPNIVASSIEYEKAKFAEFLKVNTNGLQFTEKWLLRHFDPTNIMSSSSDINAARQLTHCLLTEAYLDLLEWDFNPDAETLMLDQSRLLELRDKTSRLSIIGSVILLVNNTVGAPIHGVSNFKKNIKQHLNVLLDSVHSNKDLETVMPNIVLQVKTDLKTTLQEINAASLSPEIETLLEGQILDLINPEHKIRHLINLRIRQFLQKIILSQSTAPQQVPPGLSSLQEELTAIVAQFLILISHNRSVFGEYYQEIITNALIKKETESNKDMSAIHTMDL
- the LOC126915591 gene encoding T-complex protein 11-like protein 1 isoform X5; translated protein: MQRGGLIGASPPKFVSLEEIINAANGMKNMALAHEIAVDKNFQLQKLEPDDGTIHRKVKEIMHKAFWNLLAEQLDEDPPNYTQALVLLKEIKETLDELVLPHHAKIRENLKEVLDVDLIKQQAENGVLDFHHYAQYVISIMSKVCAPVRDEKIRELSQETHVIEIFKGIMEVLQLMRLDLANFTITMMRPNIVASSIEYEKAKFAEFLKVNTNGLQFTEKWLLRHFDPTNIMSSSSDINAARQLTHCLLTEAYLDLLEWDFNPDAETLMLDQSRLLELRDKTSRLSIIGSVILLVNNTVGAPIHGVSNFKKNIKQHLNVLLDSVHSNKDLETVMPNIVLQVKTDLKTTLQEINAASLSPEIETLLEGQILDLINPEHKIRHLINLRIRQFLQKIILSQSTAPQQVPPGLSSLQEELTAIVAQFLILISHNRSVFGEYYQEIITNALIKKETESNKDMSAIHTMDL
- the LOC126915591 gene encoding T-complex protein 11-like protein 1 isoform X4; this encodes MENNEEQKSNINEASTSVPVDCKSDSHLETEEENAKGQKTPNFGVGGLIGASPPKFVSLEEIINAANGMKNMALAHEIAVDKNFQLQKLEPDDGTIHRKVKEIMHKAFWNLLAEQLDEDPPNYTQALVLLKEIKETLDELVLPHHAKIRENLKEVLDVDLIKQQAENGVLDFHHYAQYVISIMSKVCAPVRDEKIRELSQETHVIEIFKGIMEVLQLMRLDLANFTITMMRPNIVASSIEYEKAKFAEFLKVNTNGLQFTEKWLLRHFDPTNIMSSSSDINAARQLTHCLLTEAYLDLLEWDFNPDAETLMLDQSRLLELRDKTSRLSIIGSVILLVNNTVGAPIHGVSNFKKNIKQHLNVLLDSVHSNKDLETVMPNIVLQVKTDLKTTLQEINAASLSPEIETLLEGQILDLINPEHKIRHLINLRIRQFLQKIILSQSTAPQQVPPGLSSLQEELTAIVAQFLILISHNRSVFGEYYQEIITNALIKKETESNKDMSAIHTMDL